The genomic DNA GGCTTCGATCGCCGGTTGGGTCGGCTTCGAATAGTACGGGGTGACGAGTAGGATCCCGTCGGCTCCGGCATCGGCCGAGCGGCGGGAGAGGTCGATGGTGTGTGCGGTGACGTTGTTGCCGGTGCCGGCGACGATCTTCGCCCGCTTGCCGATGACACCGCGGACGACGCGGATGAGTTCGACCTTCTCGTCGTCGGTCGTCGTCGGAGATTCGCCGGTGGTGCCGGAGACGACGAGCATGTCGTTGCCGAGCTCGACGAGGTGGTTCGCCACCTTCTCCACGGACGCATAGTCGATGCTGCCGTCGCGCTTGAATGGAGTCACCATTGCAGTGCCGACGGAACCGAACGCGTCAATGGCAGTCGCTGCTGCCTGGTCACCGAGAATCGCCATAGAACCAGGATAGCGCCCACGTCCTCTCATGAGTGCAGTGGTCCACCCGCGTTGCGGGTGTCGTTCGCCTCGCCTGCGGTGCCCGTGCGGTCACGTTGAGAGACGGATCACACCTGCAGCCGCTCGATCGTCTACTCTTGAGCCCTGCCCGCCACATCGATGAGGTCGAGGAGATCGCGTCGAAGCGCGGGGGTGAGCCGCCGTCGCCGACGCAGGGTGTGACGAATGAGCTGCTCAAGCAGGTCGGTCAGTTTCGAGATCGGGAGGGTCGGCTGCTCATCTGTGCGACGAACTTCGTCCGTGCCCTCGATGCGGCGTTCCTGCGGCACGGGCGCTTCGACTACGTCATTCCCATCGGGTTGCCCGATGCCACCGCCAGGGAGGCGATCTGGTCGCGCTACATTCCCGAGCACACGATCGCCGGTGTCGATCTCGACGTGCTCGTCAATGCCAGTGACGGTCTGACCCCGGCCGATATCGAATATGCTGCCCGGCGTGCTTCGCAGGAAGCGCTGGCCTCGTAGCTGCGACAGCAGCACGTCGATATCGCCTCCCGGTCTGATGTGCTTTCGACCGATGACTATCTCGAGGCACTACGGGCGACGCGGGCGACGGTGTCCGAGGCGACTGCCCGGGAGTTCGGCGAAGACGTGGAGACGATCGCGCGGCTGTGAGACGGCCGCGCCCACCCGTCGCGCGGGCGCGGTGCCCCCTACCCTTCGAGCAGGCGGTCCGCGGTCTCGATGAGGATCCGCGTCATCGTGGACGGATCGGGACCGTGACCGGCGACGGTGGCCAGGTCGAAACCGTCGATGATGGCGACGAACGTGTCGACCACCTCGGCGGCGGAGAGCTGGAAGAGCCCGAATTCGTGCCTCTTCAGCCCATCGTCGACGATCGTCCGGAACAGCTTCCGCCATCCGTCGAACACGGCATCGACACAGTTCTGCAGGCCTCCGTCCGTGCGAGCGGCGGTGACGAGTTCGAGCCAGATCCGCGACCGCTGCTCGTGCATTCCCACCCCATGGACAGCCGCGAACGCATCGTGCAGGCGATAGCGAGACATTCGACCGCGCGGATCATCGCCCGGCTTCGCCATCTCCTCGAGGTGCAGCAGCACCGTCGCGGTGTGGAAGGAGAACGCCTGGGCGAGCAGGTCGTTCCGGGACTCGAAGTAGTACTGCACGGTGCCGATGGACATGCCGACTGCTTTCGCCACGTCCCCGAGCCGGACCGCGGCGGGACCTTTGGCGACGATGGCGTCGAGGGTCGCCTGGATGATCGCGAACTTCTTCGCCTCGGCCTGCTCGGGCGGCTGAGCCGGACGGGGGCTCATGCCGTGACCGATTCTCGTCGTTCGGCCAGGGCGGTGGCCGCGGTCAGTCCTTCGTACACGGCTTCCTCGACCGTGCGCGGGGCCAGGGCGTCGCCGATCACCGTCACCGAGGCGGTCCCGAAGTCGAGGTCGACCGGCACCGATCGCGGTGCACCGGAGACGATCGTCGCGGCGACGCCGTCGACCTCGTGGACGACCTCGCAGAGGGTGGACTGCAGGTAACCGGTGTCGGCATCGACGCCGACGAGGCGAGCGTCGTTAACGAATTGCACCCGACCGGTCCGCAGCGCTTGGGACACGAGCAGGGTGCGCGTGTACTGCTGGATCGCGGCACCGGCGAAGTTCGCCGCCGTCGCCAAGCTCACGTGCCGCCCGGCCTCGGCCAGCCGCAGGGCGATGCCGAGTCCGATCCAGTCGCCCTTCCAGTCCGTGACGAGCACGCGTCCGGGCGGAAGATCCGGGGGCTCTCGCAGATAGTCGCGAGCCCCGATGACGAGCGCATCGTCGGCGATCTCGAGGGCAGGCATGCGCTGTTCGGCTCCCGTGGCGATGATGAGGTGGTCGGGGGCCACCTCGGTGATGAGGTCCTGGGTGGCCGGTACGGAGGTGCGGATGTCGACGCCGGCGCGGGCCGCCTCGGCGGTGAGGTTCGTCGCCGCTCCCCCGAATTCGGACCGATACGGCAGTTCCTGAGCCAGGAGAACCGCCCCGCCGAGGTGGGGCTCCCTTTCGCACAGGACGACGTCATCGCCCTGTTCGGCGGCGACCGCGGCGGCCTTGAGTCCGGCCGGTCCCCCGCCGATGACGAGGATCTTGCGTCGTGTGCGCACCGTCGGTCGGGGAAGGAAGGTGAGTTCCCGGCCGGATTCGGGGTATTGGATGCACGAGATCGGCACACCCTGTTGGAAGTGGCCGATGCAGGCTTGGTTGCAGCCGATGCAGGCGCGGATCTCATCGACCTTGTCGGATTTGGACTTGTTCGCGATTTCGGGGTCGCAGATCATCGCGCGGGTCATGATCGCCATATCGGTGCGGCCCTCGGCGATCGCGGCTTCGGCTTCGTGGGGTTGGTTGATGCGGCCGGCGACCATGACGGTCTTGTCGGTGATCTTCTTGACCTGCTCGGACAGGTCCGCGGCATAGCCGGGGTCGATCTGCATCGAGGGCACGATGTGGACGGCGCCCTGCAGAGTGGAGGAATCGCCGGCGGTGATCGAGAAGTAGTCGAGGCAGTCGACGCCGTCGGTGGTCAGGGAATCGAGGTGTTCGATGAGGTCGAGGATCTCGGTGGCGACGAGGCCGTCCTCGGTCTTCTCCTCACCGGAGATCCGCACGCCCACCACGACATCAGGGCCGACTGACTGACGGACGGTCTGGGCCACCTCGGTGAGGAACCGGCGACGGTTCTCCGGGCTGCCGCCGTAGTCGTCGGCGCGGGTGTTGACGGAGGGGTTGAAGAATTGGATGGGCAGGTAACCGTGGCTGGCGACGATCTCGACGCCGTCGATTCCGGAGTCGGCGATGCGTTTCGCGGCATGTCCGTAGCCGGCGATGATGTCTCTGACCTCAGCGGTGGTCAGAGACTCGGGGACGACTTTGAAGCGTTCCTGCGGTTCGTCGCTCGGGGCCTTGGCCCGTGCTGCCATGCCGCGCTCGCCGTCCATGACTTCTCGGCCGGGGTGGAAGAGCTGGGCGAAGATCGTTGCTCCGTGGCGGTGGACCGCCTCGGCGACGTTCTGGTAGCCGGGGACGGAGGATTCGTCGGTGGCCATGAGGACGTGGCTGGTGTAGCGGGCGGTTTCGTGGACACCGGAGACCTGGAGGACGATGAGTCCGGCTCCGCCTTTCGCGCGGGCCTCATGGTAGGCGACGAGGTCGTCGCCGATGTGGCCGTGATCGTCGAGGACGGTGTCATGGCCGGAGGACACGATGCGATTGCGGATCGCCGTGGAGCCGATGGTGATGGGTTCGAAGAGGTGTGGGAACAGCTGAGACATGATCGTCCTTGATCAGTTCGTCGGGTGGGGCTGGGCGGCCGCCCTCGATGGGGCTGCCTCAGTTATTCATATCACCGTATGACGAACGGCGGCAAGGGTGGGCTCACGAAGTGCCGACCGCCGATGGGGTCGGCTCGATTGCTGTCGGACTGAACCGTCAGTCATAGCTCGCTGCCGGAGACTGCGAAGGTGTCGCAGCTGCTCAGGCCCTCGTTGTATCCGGTGGTGAACCATTTCTGGCGCTGCTTGCTCGAGCCGTGGGTGAACGATTCCGGATTGACGAAGCCGGACTCCTCTTGGATGTGGTCGTCGCCGACGACGAAGGCCGCATTGAGGGCGTCGTCGAGCTGTTCTTTGGAGGGTTCTTCGAGATACGGAGTGCCGTTGTCGTCGGTGAGAGTGGTGACCTTGCCCAGCCAGGCACCGGCGTAGCAGTCGGCCTGGAGTTCGGTGCGCACGCCGTTGCTCTCCGGACCCGTGCCGTTGTTCGGGTGCTCGCTCATCACGCCCGTGATGTTCTGGATGTGGTGGCCCCATTCGTGGCCGACGATATAGAGCTGGGCGAGCTCATCGGCCGAGGCACCGTACTGCTGACGCAGAATGTCGAAGAAGCTCGGGTCGATGTAGACGCCCTGATCGGCCGGGCAGTAGAAGGGTCCGACCTGGTTCGATGCGGTCCCGCAGCCGGTCGACGTCTGACCGTCGACCAGTGTCATCGCCGGCGGTTCGTAGCCGTCGACCTGCTGTGCCCAGTAGTCATCGAGGACGACCTGTGCTCCGGCCATTCGACAGTCGATGTTCGTGTTCGCATCCTCACCCGTATCGCACTGGGACATGCTCGTCCCGCTCGACTGGTTCTGGCTGCCATCGTCAGGGGTGATGCCGCCCATCAGTCCGGTGACATCAACGCCGAGCAGCGGTCCGATGAGGAAGACGAGCAGGCCGACGATGCCCACGCCGCCACCGCCGACGATCGCGGTGTTGCGACCGCGTTTGCTCGTCCTGTTGCCGCTGATATCGGCGTTCGGGTTGAAGGTCATGGCATAAAGATACCCCGGGAGCGTACGCGGGAGGGCGCGCAGAAGTGAAGTCGTGTGAGAATCGTTCCATGAGCTCTCACCCGGCGAAACCTCACCGAGCGCACGACGCGGACTCCAGGGCCACCTCGGCGAGGGTTGCCCGTCGTCTCAGCCCTGACGGTCGGCTCATCGGACTCGATGTCGCCCGCGGGATCGCGCTCTTGGCGATGATGGTCACGCACATCTTCGCGCTCGGCGACGAGACGGGGATGCCGACCTGGGCGGCGGTCTTCGCCGGGCGCGCCTCGGCTCTGTTCGCGGTCCTCGCCGGCTGTTCCCTCGTCCTCGCGACCCGATCCCGGATGGCGGTGTCGGGGCGGTTGCGCGATGCGGCACCGAGCGTGCTCATCCGGGCGGCGGCCATCGTCCTCATCGGGCTCTGCCTCGGGTCGATCTCCGGACTGCTCGCGGTCATCCTCGTCAACTACGGGATCATGTTCGCCCTCGCCCTGTTCTTCCTGCGGCTGCGCGCGGGAGTACTGTTCGCGATCGCCGGGGTCTGGATGGTCGTCTCCCCCGTCGTGTCGATGTGGGTGCGTTCGACGTTCTTCCTCGAACCGAGCTACCTGCCGATGGGCTTCTTCGACTTCGCGACGCCGGGGACGATGCTCACCGACCTCTTCCTCACCGGCTATTACCCGGTGCTGCAGTGGCTGTCGTACATTCTGCTCGGCATGGCCGTGGCGAAGCTCGACATCGGACGCCACCTACTCGCGCTGTTCACCGCCGGACTCGGGCTCTTCGTCGTCGGACGCGGTGCCTCGTGGATTCTGCTCAATGTCTTCGGCGGTGATGACGCGCTCGTGGAGGTTTCGCAGATGTGGGGCACGGATCTCACGGCGGCACTGTTCACCGGCAGCTACGGGGTCACTCCGGCGACGTCGTGGTGGTGGCTGGCGATCGCGGGACCGCATTCGGGAACGCCGTTCGATCTGCTCTCCACGGGTGGAATCGCGGTGATGACGATCGCTGCCTGCCAGGCCGCTGCAGCGCTCTTGGGTCGCCAGTCATGGGTGCTCGCACCGCTGTCGGCTCCGGGATCGATGCCGTTGAGCGTGTATTCGGCGCACGTCGTGCTGTTGGAGATCACGAGGTCTCAGATCGTCGGCGATCCGTTGGAGGAATCCGCAACTGCTGGCGAGCAGACTCTCGAGTTCGTCATCCACGCACTCACATTCGTGCTGCTGCCTCTGCTGTGGAAGTTGGTTGTCAGCAGCCGCGGCCCGTTGGAAGGCGGGATCGCGGGCATCATCAGGGTGGCGTCGCCGGGACCTAAGCACCCAGCTTCTGACCTTCCCGGAAGAGGCTGATCGATTTGCGCATCGTGGCCCGCGCCCGTTTCCGGTCGCCGCTGGCATCGTAGGCGCACGAGAGCCGGAACCAGGATCGCCAGTCCTCGGGGGCGGCCTCGGCTTCGGCCTGGTACTTCACGAATTCCCTATCGGCGGCCTCGCGGATGATCTTCCCGCCCGGCGTCCTGGGCAGGTCGTCGACGGGCAGTCCGCCTTCCTCGCCGAGGATACGCGCGAGCTTCTCCGTACGGGCGCCGAAGACGAGTTCGACGATGAGCGTCCACGCACCGATGACGGGCAGGACGAACAGGGCGATACCCATGATCTTGGGGATCATCGCGGGTTCGCGGACGAGGATCCACGCCCGCTGTCCCATGAGGACGAAGTAGAAGACGAGGACGACGGAGACGATGATCGCTCCGATCTTGGCCTTCGACATCAGAGGTCGAGCATGTTCTCGAGGCCGTGGATGAGCCCCGTGTAATCAGCGATGGATCGCACGGCGGTGACGATGCCGGGCATGAACGCCGAGGTGGAGTGCGAGTCCGTGCGGATGGTCAGGGCTTCGCCGTCCGAGCCGAAGAGTATCTCCTCGTGGGCGTTCATGCCCTGCTGACGGATGGCGTGGACGTGGATTCCGTCGATGATGGCGCCGCGTGCACCCTGCGGATCAGATTCGGTGGAGTCGGGAACGGCGGGCAGTCCGGCGGCATTGCGGGCGGCGGCGATGCGCTGGGCCGTGTGGTTCGCCGTGCCGGACGGGGCGTCGAGTTTGCGGGTGTGGTGGATCTCGACGACTTCGGCCGAGTCGAAGTAGGGGGCCGCGAGCTCGGCGAAGCGCATGGCCAGGACGGCACCGATCGAGAAGTTCGGGGCGATGAGCACCGCGGTCTTCGGGTGGTTCTTCAGTGTGGCTTCGAGCTGGGCCAGACGGTCGTTGTCCCAGCCGGTGGTACCGACGACGGTGTCGATGCCGTTCTCGACGAGGAAGGTGACATTGTCCTCGGTGGATTTGGGCACGGTGAGTTCGACGGCGACGTCGATGTTCTGCTCGATCAGGGTCTCCAGCGAATCGCTGCTGCCGAGTGCGGCGACGAGTTCGAGTCCTTCGGCATCGTTGATCGCATCGACGGCGTGGGATCCCATCCGACCCTTGGCTCCGATGACGGCTACGCGAATGCTCATATGCTGCTGACTCCTTGTGCGATGATCCCTGCGAGGTGTGCCGGTCGGGCCGAGGCGAGACGACCGAAACGATCTCCGCCAGTCAGTCTAGCGACCCTGAACGGGTCTCTTCACATCCAGTGACCATCCGAACACTCCCAATTACTACCTGACGGCGGCGCAGCAACCTGGCGCGAGGTTGCTGGGCCGCCGTCAGGTAGTTCTGGAGGGGACGATGCGGGGTCAATGAGGTGCGTCGAACGGTATGCGCGGTCCACGGTGCCGCGGGTCTCCACTCAGCCGAGCGCAGACCTCGGTGTCGTAGCGGATGCCGTCGTAGAGAAGCTTCTCTCGTTCGCGGCCTTCGACGATGAAGCCCGCATTCCTGGCGACTGCGGCCGAGGCCGGATTGTTCACTCGGTAGCCAAGTTCGAGCCGGTGGATCCCGAGTTCGTCGTGGAGGAGGTCGACGAGGCTGCGCAGCGCCGCCGATACCAGGCCCTGGCCGCGGGCCTCGGCCACCGACCAATAGGAGATCCACGCGCTCGAGTGCCGGCGTTCGATCCCGGAGGCCATGACATTTCCAAGGATTCGTCGCCCTGAACGATCACCGTCATCAATGATCGCCCGAGCGCAGAGGTCACCGGCTGCCTCGGCGTCGGTGATGGTCTCCAGCCATGTCCGGGCACCACCGATCGTGCGGTCGTCGGGGATGTTGCTGAGCAGTGCGTCATCGGCCCGCTCATACACCTCAGCCAACGCCTCGGCATCACCCGAAGCGCCTGACTGCCAGGGTCGGAGAATTGCGCTCATCCGGCCACCTTATCCGCAGTCGCCGGTCCGCCAGCGCCCGCTCCGTGGTCTCAAACAACCTGACGGCGGCCCAGCAACCTCGCGCGAGGTTGCTGGGCCGCCGTCAGGTAGCAATTAGTGTCAGCCGAGGAGGAGGCCCTTGGTCTGAGCGACTGCGCGGTCGAAGCGTGCGCCGGCGTCTGCCCAGTTGACGATGTTCCACCAAGCCTTGACGTAGTCGGGCTTGACGTTCTGGTAGTCGAGGTAGAAGGCGTGCTCCCACATGTCGAGCTGCAGAACCGGGGTGCCGCCGAGCTGGATGTCGGACTGCTGGTCCTTGAGCTGCTCGATGAAGAGGTTACCGCCGAGCTGATCGTAGACGAGGACAGCCCAGCCGGAGCCCTGGATCGTGGTGGCCGCGGTAGTGAAGTGCTCGCGGAACTTGTCGAACGAACCGAACTGGTCGTCGATGGCTGCGGCGAGTTCACCGACCGGCTTGTCTCCACCGTCCGGGGACATGTTGTTCCAGAAGATCGAGTGGTTGACGTGACCGCCCAGGTTGAACGCGAGGTCGCGCGTCAGCTTCGGCACAGCGGCGAGGTTGCCGGATTCGCGAGCTTCGGCCAGCTGCTCAACGGCGGTGTTGGCGCCCTTGACGTAGGTGGCGTGGTGCTTGTCGTGGTGCAGCTCCATGATGCGAGCCGAGATGTGCGGCTCAAGAGCGGAGTAGTCGTAGGGCAGTTCCGGAAGTGTGTACTGCTCAGCCATGAGATTCCTCCTGATCAGATTTGATGACCACCACATCGGTGGCTTCATTTCGACCCTATCCCAGGGTCTCATCTCGGACAACAAGGGGATCCGTCATCCTATTCCATATGACGCGCGGTGACGGGATCACTTCCCCGCCCGCGATTGCTTAAGACACCTCCGCCCGAGATCGCTCAAGACACCTTCACCCGAGGTTGCGTGAGATGAGCAGCCGCATGATGTCCGAGGTGCCCTCCTCGATCTCCTCGAGCTTGGCATCGCGCATCCACTGCTCGACGGGATGCTCTCGCGAATACCCCCATCCGCCGAGGGTCTGCACGGCCGCCCAGGTGCAGAACATGGCCGTCTCCGAGGCGTTCAGCTTCGCCATCGCCGCCGCGGCCGTCATCCGCTGTCGATCAACGGCATCGCCGGCGTCGAGCATCCGCGCCGCATTGAGCACCTGCAGCCACGCCGCATCGATCCGCGAGGACATGTCCGCCAGCCGAAACGCGACGGCCTGATGATCGATGATCTTCGTCCCGAACTGCGTGCGCTCCCGCGCATAGTCACGCGCATATTCGAAGGCCGCCCGTGCCGTGCCGAGCGCCGCGGCACCGAGCACCACCCGAGAGATGTCGAAGGTGCGCATGAGTCCGTAGAAGCCCTGCCCCTCCTCGCCGAGGCGGCCCGACATGGGCACGAATGCGTCGGAGAAGAAGATCTCCCGACACACGATGGCTCGCTGTCCCATCTTCTTCATCGACGCACCGAACTCCATCCCCTCGGTCTCCCTGGGCAGCAGGAATGCGCTGATTCCGCGAGAGCGCCGGCTCGAGTCGGTCTTGGCGAAGACGACGTAGAAGTTCGCGAGTCCCGCGTTCGAGATCCAGGCTTTCTGCCCGTTGAGCACGTATCCGCCGTCGACGGCATCCGCCCGGGTGATGATCGAAGCCGAGTCCGATCCGGATCCGGGTTCGGTCGTGGCCAGCGCCGTGATCTTCGGGTCTGCTCCAGTCAGCGGGCGCAGCCACTCCTCCTTCTGCTCCGGCGTGCCCAATGCGAGAATCGGGTCGGCGAAGAAGCCGTTCGAACACACGAAGTTCCCGATGCCCGGATCCCCGAAGCACAGCTGTTCCTGGACAAGGCACTGAGTGAAGACATCGGTGAATCCGCCGCCGCCGTATTCCTCGGGAATCATGAAGTCGGTGATCCCGAGCCGTGCTGCCGCCGCAAAGATGTCGACGGGCGATTCGGTATCGGCCTCGTCGACGCGGCGACCGGCCGGGCGGATCGTGTCGTGGGCGAATCCGCGCACGAGGTCGAGGATGTCATGCTGTTCATCGCTCAGCGGCCAAGGTGTGTAGCTCATCAGTTCTCCTTCGAAGTGTCAGTGGAGGTCGGGCGCCTCACTGCGCCCGGCCGACGTCCCTCGTCCCCGGTCAGTCGAGCATGTCCGCTCCGGCCCGGGAATCCTCGGTGATGTGGATGAGCGTCGGGCCGACCGCTGTCTCCGCCTCGCTGAGCGCGGCCAGCAGCGCGTCCGCGCCGTCGACGTGGATTCCGCGTGCCCCCATCGCCTGCGCGAGTGCCGGGAAATCCGGCCCGGTGAGCTTCACCCCTGACGGAGTGTCCCCGCGGTCCTCCATCTCATTGCGGATCTCCCCGTACCCGCCGTTATCGACGACGATGAGGCACATCCGCACGCCCGCCTGCACGGCCGCGGCGAGTTCGGCGATCGTGAACATCGATCCCCCATCGCCTTCCACCGCGACCACTCTGGCCTGCGGAGCAGCGAGTTTCGCACCGATGCCGGCGGGCAGCGCGTAACCGAGCGTGCCCGCCCCGGCCGGGTAGAGGAACCGGTCACCGGATCGAGCTTTCCACCCGGTCTGCACCCCGTAATAGCAGGCCATCGTCGAATCCGCTGCGACGAAGAGCAGTGAGGTGTCCGATTCCGCGAACGCTGTGAGTGCGGCCGACAGATCGGCCCAAGGTCGGCCGTCGGTTTCCATCGCCGAGGCGGCCCTGCTCCTCCAGCCGGCCGTCCAGTTCCGTGCGGCGGCGGTCGCGGACTCCGTCCGCAGCGCTGACACTTGTTCGTTCAGGGCCGCTGTCGCGTTCTTCGCGGCGGCGAGGACCGGATGGGTGACGGTCGCGTTCGTGAGCATCTGCACTTCGTCGATGTCGATGCGCACCACGGTGTCGGGCAGCGGCAGGGGTTCCGGCCAGAAGTCACTGGGTGCCAGTTCCGTACCGATCGCGATGACCGCATCGGCATCGCTTGTGAGTTCGGGAAGCAGCTCGAGGACCCCGACGGCGCCGATGGTGGTCTCGGCGCGGTCATCGACGAGTCCCTTCGCGTTCGAGGACAGGACGATTCCCGCTCCGAGTGACTCGGCCAGAGCGGCGACCTCCGCTCCTGCTCCGTGTGCTCCGGCCCCGGCGATGATGAGCGGGCGCTGGGAGGAGGCGATCGCCTCGGCTGCGGCCTCGATCTCGGGGGCCACGGGAGCCGGCAGCGCCCGGGCCAAGGACGGATGGAGCGTGCCCGGGCCGGCGATTTCGATGAGATCGAGAGGGATCTCGATGGCGGCCGGGCGGGTCCGGCCTGAACGCATCGCCGACAGTGACTGCCCGACTGCCAGCGACACCTCGCCGGGACTCGTGACCCGCATGACCTCGGTCAGTACCGCCGAGAGGGCCGCGGACTGGTTGCGCACTTCGTGCAGGAGTCCGTTCCCGCGGCCGGGGTGGGTCAACGGCATGCCGGGGGTGATGAGGAGGACGGGCACGGAATCGGTGAAGGACTGCAGCAGGGCGGTGAGTGCGTTGAGCGCGGCCGGCCCGGTCGTCGTGACGATGACCTGCACCTCGCCGGTGACGCGGGCGGCTCCATCGGCCATGTAGCCCGCGCCCTGCTCGTGGCGAGGTGAGACGATGTCGATGCCTGCGGCGCTCAGCTGCGCGAATATTTCGAGGTTGTGGGTGCCGGGGATTCCGAAGACGCGGGTGATCCCTTCGGCCTGGAGCGCACGAGCCAGGTGTGCTCCGCCGGTGATGGTCGTCTGGTCCATTCTCATTCCTCGCTGTTCGGTTTCTCTGCTGGCACGTTCTCTGCGGTCGGGTTCTCCGTCGTCACGACGAGTGCGTCGACGGCCAAGGCGCCGTCCGGGGCAACTCGCACCGGGTTGATCTCGATCTCGGCGATGGCGTTGTTCCCGGCCACCATTCTGGATACCGCGACGATGATTTCGGCGAGGGCGTCGATATCCGCGGCGGGTCTGCCCCGCCATCCGGTGAGCAGCCGCGAGCAGCTCAGCCGCGAGATCATGTCCAGCGCTTCGGTGTGGGTGACGGGGGCGAGTTCGAGCCACGTGTCGGCGAAGAGTTCGGTCTCCGTCCCGCCGGCGGCCACGATGACGAGCGGCCCGAAGTTCTCGTCCTGCCGACCGCCGACGAGAATCTCGACGACGTGATCGCGTGTGTCCATCTCCTCGAGGATGTACTCACCCTCGCCGAGGCGACCCACCATGTCCGCGTATGCCGTTTCGACTGCGGGGAGATCGCTCAGTCCCAGGACGATGCCGCCGACCTCGGTCTTGTGGGCAGGCCATCCGGCCTTGAGCGCGAACGGCGGTCTGAGTTCGGACGCCTTGGCCGCCTCGGCGGGTGCACGAGACTCCCCCGGGCCCACGCTGCCCACAGTCACAGCGGCAGGAACGGGAATCCCCGCGCCCTCGATCATTGCTCGAGCGGCCGCATATCCGGTGCCCCACGGGATGACGGGGCCGGTGAGTTCGAGGGATTCGGTGAGCCGACCCGAATGGGCGGCGTAGAAGCCGGCGCGGGCGAGCACGCGCATGGCCGCTTCGATGGAGGTGTAGGCGGGTATGCCGAACTCCCAGAGGCGGGTGACGACGGGCGACGATGCGCTCATCGAGTGGACGATGACGGGCTTCTTCGCCTCGGCGACGAGCTCGCCCAGACGATCGAC from Brevibacterium sp. JSBI002 includes the following:
- a CDS encoding TetR/AcrR family transcriptional regulator, whose protein sequence is MSPRPAQPPEQAEAKKFAIIQATLDAIVAKGPAAVRLGDVAKAVGMSIGTVQYYFESRNDLLAQAFSFHTATVLLHLEEMAKPGDDPRGRMSRYRLHDAFAAVHGVGMHEQRSRIWLELVTAARTDGGLQNCVDAVFDGWRKLFRTIVDDGLKRHEFGLFQLSAAEVVDTFVAIIDGFDLATVAGHGPDPSTMTRILIETADRLLEG
- a CDS encoding FAD-dependent oxidoreductase, which translates into the protein MSQLFPHLFEPITIGSTAIRNRIVSSGHDTVLDDHGHIGDDLVAYHEARAKGGAGLIVLQVSGVHETARYTSHVLMATDESSVPGYQNVAEAVHRHGATIFAQLFHPGREVMDGERGMAARAKAPSDEPQERFKVVPESLTTAEVRDIIAGYGHAAKRIADSGIDGVEIVASHGYLPIQFFNPSVNTRADDYGGSPENRRRFLTEVAQTVRQSVGPDVVVGVRISGEEKTEDGLVATEILDLIEHLDSLTTDGVDCLDYFSITAGDSSTLQGAVHIVPSMQIDPGYAADLSEQVKKITDKTVMVAGRINQPHEAEAAIAEGRTDMAIMTRAMICDPEIANKSKSDKVDEIRACIGCNQACIGHFQQGVPISCIQYPESGRELTFLPRPTVRTRRKILVIGGGPAGLKAAAVAAEQGDDVVLCEREPHLGGAVLLAQELPYRSEFGGAATNLTAEAARAGVDIRTSVPATQDLITEVAPDHLIIATGAEQRMPALEIADDALVIGARDYLREPPDLPPGRVLVTDWKGDWIGLGIALRLAEAGRHVSLATAANFAGAAIQQYTRTLLVSQALRTGRVQFVNDARLVGVDADTGYLQSTLCEVVHEVDGVAATIVSGAPRSVPVDLDFGTASVTVIGDALAPRTVEEAVYEGLTAATALAERRESVTA
- a CDS encoding neutral zinc metallopeptidase, translated to MTFNPNADISGNRTSKRGRNTAIVGGGGVGIVGLLVFLIGPLLGVDVTGLMGGITPDDGSQNQSSGTSMSQCDTGEDANTNIDCRMAGAQVVLDDYWAQQVDGYEPPAMTLVDGQTSTGCGTASNQVGPFYCPADQGVYIDPSFFDILRQQYGASADELAQLYIVGHEWGHHIQNITGVMSEHPNNGTGPESNGVRTELQADCYAGAWLGKVTTLTDDNGTPYLEEPSKEQLDDALNAAFVVGDDHIQEESGFVNPESFTHGSSKQRQKWFTTGYNEGLSSCDTFAVSGSEL
- a CDS encoding DUF1624 domain-containing protein; translation: MSSHPAKPHRAHDADSRATSARVARRLSPDGRLIGLDVARGIALLAMMVTHIFALGDETGMPTWAAVFAGRASALFAVLAGCSLVLATRSRMAVSGRLRDAAPSVLIRAAAIVLIGLCLGSISGLLAVILVNYGIMFALALFFLRLRAGVLFAIAGVWMVVSPVVSMWVRSTFFLEPSYLPMGFFDFATPGTMLTDLFLTGYYPVLQWLSYILLGMAVAKLDIGRHLLALFTAGLGLFVVGRGASWILLNVFGGDDALVEVSQMWGTDLTAALFTGSYGVTPATSWWWLAIAGPHSGTPFDLLSTGGIAVMTIAACQAAAALLGRQSWVLAPLSAPGSMPLSVYSAHVVLLEITRSQIVGDPLEESATAGEQTLEFVIHALTFVLLPLLWKLVVSSRGPLEGGIAGIIRVASPGPKHPASDLPGRG
- a CDS encoding tetratricopeptide repeat protein, which codes for MSKAKIGAIIVSVVLVFYFVLMGQRAWILVREPAMIPKIMGIALFVLPVIGAWTLIVELVFGARTEKLARILGEEGGLPVDDLPRTPGGKIIREAADREFVKYQAEAEAAPEDWRSWFRLSCAYDASGDRKRARATMRKSISLFREGQKLGA
- the dapB gene encoding 4-hydroxy-tetrahydrodipicolinate reductase gives rise to the protein MSIRVAVIGAKGRMGSHAVDAINDAEGLELVAALGSSDSLETLIEQNIDVAVELTVPKSTEDNVTFLVENGIDTVVGTTGWDNDRLAQLEATLKNHPKTAVLIAPNFSIGAVLAMRFAELAAPYFDSAEVVEIHHTRKLDAPSGTANHTAQRIAAARNAAGLPAVPDSTESDPQGARGAIIDGIHVHAIRQQGMNAHEEILFGSDGEALTIRTDSHSTSAFMPGIVTAVRSIADYTGLIHGLENMLDL
- a CDS encoding GNAT family N-acetyltransferase, whose amino-acid sequence is MSAILRPWQSGASGDAEALAEVYERADDALLSNIPDDRTIGGARTWLETITDAEAAGDLCARAIIDDGDRSGRRILGNVMASGIERRHSSAWISYWSVAEARGQGLVSAALRSLVDLLHDELGIHRLELGYRVNNPASAAVARNAGFIVEGREREKLLYDGIRYDTEVCARLSGDPRHRGPRIPFDAPH
- a CDS encoding superoxide dismutase, yielding MAEQYTLPELPYDYSALEPHISARIMELHHDKHHATYVKGANTAVEQLAEARESGNLAAVPKLTRDLAFNLGGHVNHSIFWNNMSPDGGDKPVGELAAAIDDQFGSFDKFREHFTTAATTIQGSGWAVLVYDQLGGNLFIEQLKDQQSDIQLGGTPVLQLDMWEHAFYLDYQNVKPDYVKAWWNIVNWADAGARFDRAVAQTKGLLLG